One Fuerstiella marisgermanici DNA window includes the following coding sequences:
- a CDS encoding fatty acid desaturase, which yields MVNRRCFNQQISFMSFKLLPRLIAFPIIACIGQCWWMANYSPTNMAASMIWIPLLAYAWFCIGGLTHEIVHGNLNSTPLVVTVSAKIIGTVLGIPHTVYREVHMRHHAYLNTPLDWEMWPYSDPRASLRFRRIFVWFDIVFAVVATPIIWGRICFSKESPVPLPIRRTMKIEYCGIAVFWLGTIGTGIWMHQTGRFQFQPEHFIFALPPLLATAVNGLRKIMDHVGTSSFDPLHGTRTVVGPSFITRTLSFFNFDLAVHGPHHRYPKLECSSLKQRMEEISEANPGQRYPIFPSFFAAFVDTLVAMVRNPGVGVNAGCTDDLSHLPSQTSAKVSSETHWG from the coding sequence ATGGTCAACCGCCGATGTTTCAATCAGCAGATCAGTTTCATGTCTTTTAAGTTACTGCCCAGGCTAATTGCTTTTCCGATCATCGCATGTATCGGTCAGTGCTGGTGGATGGCGAATTACAGCCCGACCAACATGGCAGCGTCGATGATCTGGATTCCCCTGCTTGCGTACGCGTGGTTTTGCATCGGAGGTCTGACACACGAGATTGTACATGGGAACCTGAACTCGACTCCGCTTGTGGTAACGGTCAGCGCAAAAATCATTGGAACCGTGCTCGGAATTCCCCACACCGTGTACAGGGAGGTTCACATGCGACACCATGCTTATCTCAATACGCCTCTCGACTGGGAAATGTGGCCCTACAGTGATCCTCGAGCATCGTTACGTTTCCGGCGAATCTTTGTGTGGTTCGACATCGTTTTTGCGGTCGTCGCGACACCCATCATCTGGGGCCGCATCTGCTTCTCAAAAGAATCTCCGGTGCCTCTACCGATTCGCCGAACGATGAAAATCGAGTACTGTGGAATCGCCGTGTTCTGGCTCGGGACCATCGGCACTGGAATCTGGATGCACCAGACAGGCAGGTTTCAGTTCCAGCCGGAGCATTTCATTTTTGCGCTCCCGCCACTACTGGCAACGGCAGTGAACGGTCTTCGCAAGATCATGGATCATGTTGGCACCAGCAGCTTCGATCCGCTGCATGGCACGCGCACGGTTGTCGGCCCGAGTTTTATCACCCGGACGCTGTCGTTCTTCAACTTCGACCTTGCCGTACACGGCCCGCATCACCGCTATCCAAAGCTCGAATGTTCATCGCTGAAGCAGCGAATGGAAGAGATTTCAGAGGCCAACCCCGGACAACGCTATCCGATCTTCCCTTCGTTCTTCGCGGCGTTCGTGGACACGCTGGTCGCAATGGTTAGAAATCCGGGCGTAGGCGTAAATGCCGGCTGCACGGATGACCTCAGCCACCTGCCGTCACAGACATCCGCGAAAGTCAGCTCAGAAACACATTGGGGCTGA
- a CDS encoding PEP-CTERM sorting domain-containing protein has translation MRNNKTMRLSIIAGFFICQLCTDLSADVFSVTDSDFSGGVYDFTYYSHTNKAYVNGTEVSFGSLVMTNTGLSGPTTEGGANYWYANGYFNAAQLAGDVTLGWDLSAVTAKLGQVELLTNAALFQFSPFTDDAFEDKLYGEIATPGAFGSGAYTRYFEFEGNNDTSTSTLTNYTLLQDVTSNVSTSWLNDPGLFELKLGYQQHAVDSSHPNIPGKHLQIFRNNTVPGNASFQLRLTAASTATVPEPSSFAGLLLVSGAVYAGHRHRRRQSR, from the coding sequence ATGCGAAACAACAAAACCATGCGGCTTTCGATTATTGCCGGTTTCTTCATTTGCCAGCTTTGTACCGACCTTTCGGCAGACGTGTTCAGCGTGACTGACTCGGACTTTTCCGGAGGCGTCTACGACTTCACGTACTACAGCCATACGAACAAGGCTTACGTCAACGGTACAGAGGTTTCGTTCGGATCGCTGGTCATGACCAACACGGGGCTCAGTGGACCGACGACTGAAGGTGGGGCGAATTACTGGTATGCCAACGGATACTTCAACGCGGCTCAGTTGGCCGGAGACGTCACATTGGGCTGGGATTTGTCGGCCGTGACAGCAAAACTTGGGCAGGTGGAACTGTTAACAAACGCGGCCCTGTTTCAATTCAGCCCATTTACGGATGACGCCTTCGAAGACAAGCTGTACGGCGAAATCGCGACACCGGGTGCATTTGGAAGCGGCGCCTACACTCGCTACTTCGAATTCGAAGGCAACAACGATACGTCGACATCGACACTGACGAATTACACATTGCTTCAGGACGTGACTTCAAACGTGTCGACGTCGTGGCTGAATGACCCCGGTTTGTTTGAGTTAAAGCTGGGTTATCAACAGCACGCTGTCGACAGCAGCCACCCGAACATCCCCGGCAAACATCTACAGATCTTTCGCAACAATACGGTCCCCGGTAACGCCTCGTTTCAATTAAGGTTGACCGCAGCGTCGACAGCCACCGTGCCGGAACCGTCTTCATTTGCCGGTTTGCTTTTGGTCTCAGGTGCGGTGTACGCCGGTCATCGTCATCGACGTCGTCAGTCACGCTGA
- a CDS encoding acyltransferase family protein, translating to MSALRAIAMLLGITLHASMAYLARPLEGMRWVVQDTPSLVGDFAYWWVHAWRLPLFFFLAGFFAKLTMDRHGAEQFARKRFKRLVVPYIVAAWTIGPILYVVFVGGWYLTGQCTYDQMMPHVPLPPKLQENSFGPAHLWFLQDLIIMSSVYLFLSVVMPGTGKPVRETKTAIAPKWWMPIAAAIPTGLLLWSDLSPVIAHHNTFLADPPRLLYFTIYFIGGITAFQNREWFMKAVRFPKTHLLLSVPLGIVYLVLLRTNFLDLQSLTGRLVMGLTVALIAWLTIYGLMGCFLHHWNSEGPQARYIADSSYWMYLCHLPIVAALATALHWIDIPSVFKFLIVSSVTTVIGLLSYQLFVRYTIIGNYLHGPREKPAHTQSLRPTASPRPVR from the coding sequence ATGTCGGCCCTGCGCGCAATTGCCATGCTGTTGGGAATCACTCTGCACGCGTCAATGGCGTATCTGGCCAGACCGTTAGAAGGAATGCGATGGGTGGTTCAGGATACGCCGTCTCTTGTCGGCGACTTCGCGTACTGGTGGGTGCATGCGTGGCGGTTGCCATTGTTCTTTTTCCTGGCCGGTTTCTTTGCGAAGCTCACGATGGACCGTCACGGTGCTGAGCAGTTCGCCAGAAAGCGTTTCAAAAGACTCGTCGTCCCTTACATTGTCGCGGCATGGACAATCGGCCCAATCCTATATGTTGTGTTCGTCGGCGGATGGTATCTGACCGGGCAATGCACCTACGATCAGATGATGCCGCATGTTCCGTTGCCGCCCAAGCTTCAAGAGAACAGTTTTGGCCCGGCTCACCTTTGGTTTCTGCAGGATCTCATCATCATGAGCTCCGTCTATCTATTCTTAAGCGTTGTGATGCCGGGCACCGGAAAGCCTGTCCGCGAGACAAAAACTGCAATCGCTCCGAAGTGGTGGATGCCGATCGCCGCAGCGATCCCGACAGGCCTGTTACTATGGAGCGACCTCAGCCCCGTGATCGCTCACCACAACACGTTTTTGGCTGACCCGCCTCGTTTGTTGTACTTCACGATCTATTTCATTGGTGGTATCACGGCGTTTCAGAATCGTGAATGGTTCATGAAAGCCGTCAGGTTCCCGAAGACTCATCTGTTGCTCTCGGTGCCCTTGGGCATTGTGTATCTGGTCCTGTTGCGCACCAACTTTCTTGATCTGCAATCCTTGACCGGGCGACTGGTGATGGGCCTCACGGTGGCCCTGATCGCATGGTTGACGATCTACGGACTGATGGGTTGCTTCCTGCACCATTGGAATTCAGAAGGGCCCCAGGCTCGCTACATCGCGGATTCTTCGTACTGGATGTATCTCTGCCATTTACCGATCGTCGCGGCGCTGGCCACCGCGCTGCACTGGATCGACATACCTTCAGTTTTCAAGTTTCTGATCGTCAGCAGCGTGACGACAGTGATTGGCCTGCTGAGTTACCAGTTGTTCGTGCGATACACGATTATTGGCAACTACCTGCACGGCCCCAGAGAGAAGCCGGCCCACACGCAATCGCTGCGGCCCACCGCGTCTCCGCGACCTGTGCGTTAG
- a CDS encoding efflux RND transporter permease subunit, whose protein sequence is MKFFTDTFINRPLPGWLLVIVLSIAPLLGFAGFRIAESQSAGWVPKEVIDELRATERQFKSNAPIVLVFQSEDFFQPAHIAALQHTAVALREIKEVLNLTWVGDIPEVSPRGRQRLWLPIVTNATSAQELVDAKQALVNHPLAANNLISSDGRTLLMLLDTNDKSLVSTIRSIAMRNLAATDIRVRVTGTLALYDLHNRALAGDHVRIQIWAYLLVGGLQILVFRRPIAIIIACSGPVVGVIWTLGWLKLIGQSENELAKIILPVMIVMIGFTDGVHFTLRLKQLRVSGSNVIDAARNALVQTGPACLLTSLTTAIGFGSLALSQSEMIAGFGYASAIGVIVTFFAVVLVSPLLAVSWLGRRMHVNHQQEPLARFISRFKGVIRFSASHARMVTIIGAAITVGCLVLCSRLIADERVSDRVPNQSEEWQAMHHCDRHVGGIRSLRVMLRWPENTSRKQIWPAIRECESLIAQQPLLGRPLSIRTALTVVRGSNRQDQSILANQLPESLKHQFYRPDIRSTIVVTRMQDLGFAALEPVLNELKSKLVSIETANPGFEVELLSDVIVEGKIVSQLIREMMQSLMMAAAIIFMLLAISFHSWQIGLISIIPNVMPLAVSGALQYCMVGSLGIAATCSFAICLGIAVDDTIHYLHHFRSERRKGSSSVVANQRTFVAVGSALMLTTIVITAGLGTVMTSQLPPHVSFASMACVTLIVALPADLLFLPALLTLLPGRVTEADSVTKAPSAVKLTQP, encoded by the coding sequence ATGAAATTCTTTACCGACACCTTCATCAATCGCCCGCTGCCGGGATGGCTTTTGGTCATCGTCCTTAGCATTGCGCCATTGCTTGGATTTGCCGGCTTCCGGATCGCCGAGTCACAATCCGCAGGGTGGGTTCCAAAGGAAGTGATCGACGAACTTCGCGCGACGGAACGACAGTTCAAATCCAACGCCCCCATTGTGCTCGTTTTCCAAAGCGAAGACTTCTTCCAACCCGCACACATCGCCGCACTGCAGCACACCGCTGTGGCGTTACGCGAGATTAAAGAAGTCCTGAATCTGACGTGGGTTGGAGATATTCCCGAAGTCAGCCCGCGTGGAAGACAGCGACTTTGGCTGCCCATCGTCACCAACGCCACATCGGCGCAGGAACTGGTCGATGCGAAACAGGCATTGGTGAATCATCCTCTGGCCGCGAACAATCTGATTTCCTCAGACGGCCGAACGTTATTGATGCTACTCGACACGAATGACAAATCGCTCGTCAGCACTATTCGATCGATAGCGATGCGGAACCTGGCGGCGACCGATATTCGGGTACGAGTTACCGGAACGCTGGCGCTTTACGATCTGCACAATCGAGCTTTGGCTGGCGATCATGTCCGCATACAAATTTGGGCGTATCTGCTTGTTGGTGGACTACAGATTCTGGTGTTTCGCCGACCGATCGCCATTATCATTGCGTGCAGTGGCCCTGTCGTTGGCGTGATCTGGACACTCGGCTGGCTGAAGCTGATCGGGCAATCTGAAAACGAACTGGCCAAAATCATTCTGCCCGTGATGATCGTCATGATCGGATTCACGGACGGCGTCCATTTTACGCTTAGACTCAAACAGCTTCGGGTCTCCGGAAGCAACGTCATCGACGCAGCTCGGAACGCACTTGTCCAGACAGGTCCGGCATGCCTGTTAACGTCGCTCACAACAGCCATTGGCTTCGGTTCATTGGCACTGTCGCAGTCAGAAATGATCGCCGGATTCGGATACGCATCGGCTATTGGAGTCATCGTCACATTTTTTGCCGTCGTTCTGGTGAGCCCGCTACTGGCGGTGTCCTGGCTTGGTCGTCGAATGCACGTCAACCACCAGCAGGAACCGTTGGCACGATTCATCAGTCGTTTCAAAGGAGTGATTCGCTTTTCAGCAAGTCACGCTCGCATGGTGACGATCATCGGCGCGGCGATAACCGTCGGCTGTTTGGTATTATGCAGCCGACTAATTGCCGACGAGCGCGTCAGCGATCGCGTGCCGAATCAATCCGAAGAGTGGCAGGCCATGCACCATTGCGACAGGCATGTGGGCGGCATTCGCAGCCTGAGAGTCATGCTTCGCTGGCCCGAAAATACGTCTCGAAAGCAGATATGGCCGGCCATTCGTGAATGCGAGTCCTTAATTGCTCAACAGCCACTGCTGGGACGCCCGTTGTCGATCCGCACGGCTCTTACGGTGGTCAGAGGCTCGAATCGGCAGGATCAATCGATCCTCGCCAACCAACTGCCGGAGTCTTTGAAGCATCAGTTCTATCGTCCGGACATTCGTTCAACTATCGTCGTCACACGCATGCAGGACCTGGGCTTTGCGGCTCTTGAACCGGTTCTCAATGAACTCAAGTCAAAACTGGTCAGCATCGAAACGGCCAACCCAGGATTCGAAGTAGAACTTCTGAGCGACGTGATTGTCGAAGGCAAAATCGTGAGTCAATTGATCAGGGAAATGATGCAGAGCCTGATGATGGCCGCCGCGATTATCTTTATGCTGCTGGCCATCAGTTTTCATTCCTGGCAAATCGGGTTGATCTCAATCATCCCCAACGTCATGCCTCTGGCCGTTTCCGGAGCATTGCAATATTGCATGGTGGGGTCACTAGGAATTGCTGCAACGTGTTCGTTCGCAATCTGCCTGGGGATCGCCGTTGACGACACAATTCACTACCTGCACCACTTCCGCAGTGAACGGCGCAAGGGCAGCAGTTCCGTCGTTGCAAATCAACGGACGTTTGTCGCCGTGGGCAGCGCGCTGATGCTGACGACGATCGTGATAACGGCAGGCCTGGGAACCGTCATGACCAGCCAACTGCCGCCCCATGTCAGTTTCGCTTCGATGGCGTGTGTCACGCTGATCGTTGCTCTACCCGCCGATCTGTTATTCCTGCCGGCCCTGCTGACGCTGCTCCCCGGCCGCGTAACAGAAGCTGATTCAGTGACCAAAGCCCCATCCGCTGTCAAGTTAACTCAACCGTAG
- a CDS encoding Calx-beta domain-containing protein, producing the protein MKLQAQLRTFFSRLNRKSRCRRCRFAASGTSAENLESRALLSSVSVSGTSLSFFADADETNTVTISESGGTITIIDTTAPITAGAGVTVVNTNEVTIPTAGLVVINVNLGDLNDSLDMSAVGQIGSLRRTSLVGGDGDDIIIGSDLNDGFSESPGSDSIDGRGEITSDQWLVNSDINMTLTDAGLTIGSEFDTYANIEFVSLGGLASDNTIDASAVTAASGITSGINLTGRDGNDILIGAQGVRNSFLDFVGDNSFVGGSLSDSVPAFRDQDMTLTDSTFLIGTSVNTHVSVENFDMRGGPTGNIIDASAISMAGDVTTVQIIGDTGNDTLRGSYLNDTIRDTGGVNVLDGLGGTDILIIFGDTDQVLTNSTLSINGIVSTHANFEDVRLQGGAGNNILDSSAVTAASGINVVYLTGLAGNDSLLGGELNEILADNDGNNTIDGGGGVDRFTATGDVDMSAIDGTLFVGPYVNTFSNVEDLRMTGGAGDNVLDSSALTAASGVTTNVISSLTGNDTIRPSGDTGINSNLNGGDGAASGIDTLDLTQFPVTPNVNISGPGTSDGSLGNVGANISFNNMNLITLPPEYDFSAATYSAAEGDSPSPTNVVQVTRSVNTSIASSVDVVLTDGTATGGTDFTAGPITVSFLPGEVMKSVPIELLGDTDVEADETILLSFAKGIAGGVIPTAELTILNDDVSNLPPEVLTVETDATFVDKASPGDSVTLNATFTDPNPSDVHTATIDWGDGNSSTGVVSGGNVTGSHTYLTGGIFEVTVTVDDGIETDDAVSTAVVSGARVTDDGTLQIIGTDQRDRIHVKRIGSNIRVQLKAGYGPTQQSYIPVSDVSSILIYSCEGSDHIHLDRNISMPAVIDAGSGNDEVIGGSGDDLIRGGSGRDFVSGGQGHDVILGGSGHDVLFGDSGRDIIIAGAGFDLAFGGSGQDIMIGGDTIHDGDDVALNGIRDEWTSHKSLAVRKQNLINGTGDGNGLNGTAFLDSLSLIDDNAFDLLFDGWGTDWYPQQ; encoded by the coding sequence ATGAAACTTCAAGCTCAGCTTCGCACATTCTTCTCTCGCCTTAATCGCAAGTCACGTTGTCGACGATGTCGATTCGCCGCGTCCGGAACATCTGCAGAAAATCTTGAATCGCGTGCATTACTCAGCAGCGTGAGTGTGTCCGGCACATCGCTGAGTTTTTTTGCCGATGCCGATGAGACGAATACCGTCACCATTTCCGAATCCGGAGGCACGATCACCATCATTGACACCACGGCTCCGATTACGGCAGGTGCCGGAGTCACTGTGGTGAACACCAATGAAGTCACAATTCCTACGGCGGGCCTGGTTGTGATCAACGTGAACCTCGGCGATCTGAACGATTCGCTGGACATGTCGGCGGTTGGCCAGATCGGAAGTCTGCGTCGGACGTCTCTGGTTGGCGGAGACGGAGATGACATCATCATCGGCAGTGATCTGAACGACGGCTTTTCGGAAAGTCCTGGAAGCGATTCAATCGATGGTCGTGGGGAAATCACCAGTGATCAGTGGTTGGTCAATTCTGACATCAACATGACGCTGACCGATGCCGGCCTCACTATCGGTTCCGAATTCGATACGTATGCAAACATCGAATTCGTAAGTCTTGGCGGACTCGCCAGTGACAACACAATCGATGCGTCGGCTGTGACTGCCGCCAGCGGCATCACGAGTGGCATCAATCTGACCGGCCGCGATGGCAATGACATACTGATCGGTGCTCAGGGAGTGCGAAACAGCTTCCTGGATTTCGTTGGCGACAATTCGTTTGTCGGCGGATCTCTCAGCGACAGTGTACCCGCCTTTCGGGATCAGGATATGACTCTGACGGACTCCACGTTTCTAATCGGAACAAGTGTCAACACTCACGTCAGTGTTGAGAATTTCGACATGCGTGGCGGCCCCACCGGCAACATCATCGACGCATCGGCCATTTCAATGGCTGGCGATGTCACGACCGTGCAGATCATTGGCGATACCGGAAATGACACGCTCCGAGGCAGCTATTTGAACGACACGATTCGCGATACCGGTGGCGTAAATGTCCTGGATGGACTCGGTGGTACGGACATTCTGATCATCTTTGGCGACACAGACCAGGTCCTCACAAATAGCACACTGTCAATCAATGGCATCGTCAGCACTCATGCCAACTTCGAGGACGTGCGACTCCAGGGCGGTGCAGGGAATAACATCCTGGATTCCAGTGCCGTAACAGCGGCTTCCGGAATCAATGTTGTTTACCTGACGGGGCTGGCGGGAAATGATTCGTTGTTGGGAGGCGAACTCAACGAGATTCTGGCCGACAACGACGGCAACAACACGATCGATGGCGGCGGTGGCGTGGATCGCTTTACCGCAACCGGGGACGTTGATATGTCAGCCATCGATGGCACGTTGTTTGTCGGCCCTTACGTCAATACGTTCTCGAATGTGGAAGACCTGCGAATGACAGGCGGTGCCGGGGACAACGTTTTGGATTCGTCCGCTTTGACGGCGGCCAGCGGAGTCACCACGAACGTGATCTCTTCACTGACGGGGAACGACACAATCCGTCCGTCGGGCGACACCGGGATCAATTCCAACCTGAATGGTGGTGACGGAGCCGCCTCTGGAATCGACACGCTGGATCTCACCCAGTTTCCCGTTACGCCGAACGTCAACATTTCCGGCCCCGGAACTTCGGATGGATCACTCGGTAATGTTGGTGCAAATATCAGTTTCAACAACATGAACCTAATCACGCTGCCGCCGGAATACGACTTTTCAGCAGCAACGTATTCTGCAGCAGAAGGTGATTCGCCCAGCCCAACCAACGTCGTACAAGTCACTCGGTCTGTGAATACATCGATCGCCTCGTCGGTGGATGTGGTTTTGACGGATGGCACGGCAACTGGCGGAACGGACTTCACCGCCGGGCCAATCACGGTGAGTTTCCTGCCCGGTGAAGTTATGAAAAGCGTGCCGATCGAACTGCTTGGCGATACCGATGTGGAAGCGGACGAAACGATTCTATTGTCATTCGCGAAAGGCATCGCGGGCGGCGTTATCCCAACGGCTGAGCTCACCATTCTGAATGACGATGTCTCTAACCTGCCGCCGGAAGTGTTGACCGTTGAAACCGATGCCACGTTTGTTGACAAGGCCAGCCCCGGAGATTCGGTGACGCTGAACGCCACGTTCACCGATCCGAATCCGAGCGACGTCCATACCGCAACGATCGATTGGGGTGACGGCAATTCGTCGACCGGAGTCGTGTCAGGTGGCAACGTCACAGGCAGCCATACGTACTTGACCGGCGGAATTTTTGAAGTGACGGTGACCGTGGATGACGGCATCGAAACCGACGATGCGGTCTCAACCGCTGTCGTGTCGGGAGCCCGAGTCACCGACGATGGGACTCTGCAGATCATCGGCACGGATCAGCGAGACCGCATTCACGTCAAACGAATTGGTAGCAACATTCGAGTCCAACTGAAAGCTGGCTACGGTCCAACTCAGCAATCGTACATCCCTGTCAGCGACGTTTCTTCAATCCTGATCTATTCCTGTGAGGGCAGTGACCATATTCACCTGGATCGCAACATCAGCATGCCAGCGGTCATCGACGCCGGTTCCGGCAACGACGAAGTCATCGGCGGTTCGGGGGATGATCTGATCCGAGGCGGCTCAGGGCGAGACTTCGTATCTGGTGGACAAGGCCACGACGTAATATTGGGCGGCAGCGGACACGACGTTCTCTTCGGCGATTCGGGCCGAGACATCATCATCGCGGGTGCTGGATTCGATCTGGCATTTGGCGGCAGCGGTCAGGACATCATGATCGGTGGCGACACCATCCATGATGGCGACGACGTAGCGTTGAACGGTATCCGGGACGAATGGACGTCTCACAAGTCACTCGCCGTACGCAAACAGAACCTCATCAACGGCACCGGTGACGGCAATGGACTGAACGGCACCGCGTTTCTGGATTCATTGTCGCTGATCGACGACAACGCATTCGACCTGCTGTTTGATGGCTGGGGCACGGATTGGTATCCCCAACAATAA